One window from the genome of Pyrobaculum ferrireducens encodes:
- the metG gene encoding methionine--tRNA ligase subunit beta — protein sequence MSLVSIEDFKRIDLRIGKVVEAARVEGSKKLIRLVVDLGAEKRQIVAGLAEYYKPEELVGRYVVVVANLQPKKLMGLESQGMLLATCDKPVLLTIEKGGDEHVGERVC from the coding sequence ATGTCGTTAGTTTCCATAGAGGACTTTAAGCGGATTGATCTACGTATAGGCAAAGTAGTTGAGGCCGCGAGGGTCGAGGGGTCGAAGAAGCTCATAAGGCTTGTGGTTGACCTCGGCGCCGAGAAGAGGCAGATAGTAGCCGGGTTAGCTGAGTACTACAAGCCCGAGGAGCTCGTGGGGAGGTACGTCGTGGTGGTGGCTAACCTCCAGCCTAAGAAGTTGATGGGGCTGGAGAGCCAAGGCATGTTGCTAGCCACATGCGACAAGCCCGTCCTCCTCACCATCGAGAAGGGAGGTGACGAACATGTTGGGGAGCGCGTCTGTTAA
- the uppS gene encoding polyprenyl diphosphate synthase, giving the protein MLGSASVKIPTHIAVIPDGNRRYARKVGLDFYHAYKRGVEKVRSFLTWALEFKEIKSVTFYALSTENLQRSRLELEVLFRIFEEELRKTLEDPLIHENRVRIRFIGDQSLLPGRVVKFMEELESATKNYSNYHVTFALGYGGRAEIVRCVKRILTGEVKLAEITEDALFHCLDTRELPNPEPDVVLRTGGEKRLSNFLLYQAAYSELIFLDKLWPEVEREDLAYVVEEYSRRQRRFGR; this is encoded by the coding sequence ATGTTGGGGAGCGCGTCTGTTAAGATACCGACGCACATAGCCGTCATACCAGACGGCAATAGGCGATACGCCAGGAAAGTCGGCCTCGATTTCTACCACGCATATAAGCGGGGGGTTGAGAAGGTGAGGAGCTTCCTAACATGGGCGCTGGAATTTAAAGAAATCAAGAGCGTGACCTTCTACGCCCTCTCCACAGAAAATCTGCAGAGAAGCAGGCTGGAGCTGGAGGTGCTATTCCGCATCTTCGAAGAGGAGCTGAGAAAAACGTTGGAGGACCCCCTAATCCATGAAAACAGAGTGAGAATCCGCTTCATAGGCGACCAGTCCCTCCTCCCGGGGAGGGTGGTGAAGTTTATGGAGGAGCTGGAGTCAGCCACAAAGAACTACTCCAACTACCACGTCACCTTCGCCCTGGGCTACGGCGGACGCGCCGAGATTGTCCGTTGCGTCAAGAGGATACTCACCGGCGAGGTGAAGCTGGCGGAGATAACGGAAGACGCGCTCTTCCACTGCCTCGACACTAGGGAGTTGCCGAACCCTGAGCCCGACGTCGTGTTGAGGACAGGCGGCGAGAAGAGGCTGAGCAACTTCCTCCTCTACCAAGCAGCCTACTCAGAGCTCATCTTCCTCGACAAACTCTGGCCTGAGGTGGAGAGGGAGGATCTGGCATACGTGGTGGAGGAGTACTCCCGCAGACAGAGGAGATTTGGGAGGTGA
- a CDS encoding VTT domain-containing protein, whose translation MDALGPLGVFLAVFISHVIPFAPLPGYAATIYYVSRHNDSASQVLAAVATALGASLGKLVVFLYGYGIGKLVARDELLYAKRLFEKISKLGIDVAVFIFAMSPLADDVLYIPLGAAGYHVGRFFTALFAGKMVLATLLVFWANLLTGMLEGLFGNGILATLALVALTAALTVLVLRIKWSAVLEAYEKGGVWSAVKAALRSVVGRA comes from the coding sequence GTGGACGCCCTAGGTCCGCTGGGTGTATTTCTAGCAGTCTTTATATCCCACGTAATTCCCTTCGCCCCTTTGCCGGGCTACGCCGCCACCATATACTATGTCTCAAGACATAACGACTCCGCCAGCCAGGTATTGGCGGCCGTGGCGACTGCGCTAGGCGCGTCGCTGGGGAAGCTGGTGGTGTTCCTATACGGCTACGGCATTGGGAAGCTGGTGGCCCGGGACGAGCTTTTATACGCCAAGAGGCTTTTTGAGAAGATTTCGAAGCTGGGGATAGACGTGGCTGTCTTTATCTTTGCCATGTCGCCTCTGGCGGACGACGTGTTGTACATACCGCTAGGCGCTGCGGGGTACCACGTGGGCCGTTTCTTCACGGCACTGTTTGCAGGCAAGATGGTACTCGCAACGTTGCTAGTATTCTGGGCCAACTTGTTAACTGGGATGCTTGAGGGGTTGTTCGGAAACGGCATACTGGCGACTCTGGCCCTGGTGGCGCTGACGGCGGCGCTTACGGTCTTGGTGTTGAGAATTAAATGGTCAGCTGTGTTAGAGGCGTATGAAAAAGGCGGCGTCTGGTCCGCCGTCAAGGCAGCTCTGAGATCCGTGGTTGGGAGAGCTTAA
- the metG gene encoding methionine--tRNA ligase, with protein MARYVIGSAWPYVQTVPHLGNMIGSVLSADVYARYLRLRGHEVVFVSGSDVHGTPVEVEAIQLGVDPQEYAMKMHAIVAELFKRWNISFDLYTHTHSENHIKYVQEFYMKVYQNGYIFTREDEVPYCPRDKIYLPDRFIIGRCPYCGYERARGDQCENCGRLLDPKQLVEPRCAICGSKPEWRVTKHWYLDLRKLEDRVRKYVEENPHLSPNAKEMSLAMLKEGLRPRAVTRDNKWGIPAPFPDAEGKTIYVWFEAVLGYISAVIEHFKNAGSEEGWKKFWLDPETKVVFFVGKDNVPFHVIILPALLMASGESYVMPTTTASTEYLLYEGDKFSKSRRWGIWIDEALQLLPVDYWRFVLVYIRPENRDTNYSWSTALEVINKVLNDDVGNYVNRVLSFIKSRMGGAVPPPGKPAHEDEEFIDKATRLFRQAEAHYDAIELKNALHTVVEIAREGNKYLNSRAPWDLVKRDPEAANAVMHRAYWSLKYLALGLAPVIPDSAEQMWKMMGLATPMTWDEAYRPPTPGTPLGDVKPLFRKITEGDVKALLAKLEELRNQKYSRRYPWEQVIL; from the coding sequence GTGGCTAGATACGTGATCGGGTCGGCGTGGCCCTACGTCCAGACAGTGCCCCACCTAGGCAACATGATAGGCTCCGTGCTGTCGGCCGACGTCTACGCTAGATATCTAAGGCTCAGAGGACACGAGGTGGTGTTCGTCTCGGGGAGCGACGTCCACGGCACCCCCGTGGAGGTGGAGGCAATACAGCTGGGGGTGGATCCCCAGGAATACGCCATGAAGATGCACGCCATAGTGGCGGAGCTCTTCAAGAGGTGGAACATATCCTTCGACCTCTACACCCACACCCACTCAGAAAACCACATCAAATACGTCCAGGAGTTCTACATGAAGGTGTACCAAAACGGCTACATCTTCACCAGGGAAGACGAGGTGCCTTACTGCCCCCGGGACAAGATATACCTCCCCGACAGGTTTATAATTGGGAGGTGTCCATACTGCGGCTACGAGAGGGCGAGGGGCGACCAGTGCGAAAACTGCGGCCGCCTGCTAGACCCCAAGCAGTTGGTAGAGCCGAGGTGCGCCATATGCGGGTCGAAGCCGGAGTGGAGAGTCACGAAACACTGGTACCTCGACCTCCGGAAGCTGGAGGACAGAGTGAGGAAATACGTCGAGGAGAACCCCCACCTGTCGCCCAACGCCAAGGAGATGTCCCTAGCCATGTTGAAGGAGGGCCTAAGGCCGAGGGCAGTTACCAGAGACAACAAGTGGGGCATACCCGCCCCCTTCCCCGACGCCGAGGGCAAGACGATATACGTCTGGTTCGAGGCTGTGCTGGGCTATATATCTGCGGTGATTGAGCACTTCAAAAACGCGGGGAGTGAGGAGGGGTGGAAAAAGTTCTGGCTGGATCCAGAGACCAAGGTGGTTTTCTTCGTGGGGAAGGACAACGTCCCCTTCCACGTAATTATACTCCCCGCCCTCCTGATGGCTAGCGGGGAGAGCTACGTCATGCCCACCACCACCGCATCCACCGAGTACCTCCTCTACGAGGGAGATAAGTTCTCCAAGAGTAGGAGGTGGGGTATATGGATAGACGAAGCCCTCCAGCTACTCCCAGTGGATTACTGGCGCTTCGTGCTGGTCTACATAAGGCCGGAGAATAGAGATACCAACTACTCCTGGTCCACCGCCCTAGAGGTGATCAACAAAGTCCTCAACGACGACGTGGGGAACTACGTAAACAGGGTGCTTAGCTTCATAAAAAGCAGGATGGGCGGCGCCGTGCCGCCCCCCGGCAAGCCGGCGCATGAAGACGAGGAGTTCATCGACAAGGCCACCCGCCTCTTTAGACAGGCGGAGGCCCACTACGACGCCATTGAGCTCAAAAACGCCCTCCACACAGTGGTGGAGATAGCCAGAGAGGGCAACAAATACCTAAACTCCCGAGCGCCGTGGGATCTCGTCAAGAGGGACCCAGAGGCGGCAAACGCAGTGATGCACCGGGCCTACTGGTCGCTGAAGTACCTAGCCCTAGGCCTCGCCCCGGTTATACCGGACAGCGCGGAGCAGATGTGGAAAATGATGGGCTTAGCCACCCCCATGACGTGGGATGAGGCCTACAGACCCCCCACGCCGGGGACTCCGCTAGGCGACGTAAAGCCGCTGTTCAGAAAAATCACGGAAGGCGATGTGAAGGCACTGCTCGCCAAGCTAGAGGAGTTGAGGAACCAGAAGTACTCCAGGAGGTACCCCTGGGAGCAGGTTATTCTATAA
- a CDS encoding MiaB/RimO family radical SAM methylthiotransferase yields the protein MTRAYVETYGCWLAKADAEIIRQRLGLTPVDSLREADVVLIYTCAVREDGEVRQLARIRELAASGGRLIVAGCLARLRPYTIKSAAPHAELIYPGEVEGGRGREMKILPRYSGGVIYTVPLQVGCLGNCAFCATKFTRGGAGYVKSADPDDVVRHVKEAVGRGAREIFLTGQDVITYGFDMRWKPGWTLPDILERILKEVEGEYRIRIGMSEPWVFEKFADRLLDVVKSDGRVYRYFHLPVQSGSDRVLKAMGRRYTADEYRELVRKIRRVLGETTFIATDIIVGFPGEGEEDFWATVKLVEELQFDKVHVARFSPRPFTEAAVIPRQVPDADKKRRSKILSELSLRVAHLRNGLRVGSGDVVLIDEVDHGLVVGRAGDYRQVVVKRGNSADGLMGRFVKVRIAGAGPIYLYGEVIE from the coding sequence GTGACCAGGGCTTATGTAGAGACGTATGGATGCTGGCTGGCTAAGGCAGATGCGGAGATTATTAGACAGCGCCTCGGCTTGACGCCGGTGGACAGCCTACGGGAGGCCGATGTTGTGCTTATCTACACCTGCGCGGTCAGGGAGGACGGCGAGGTGAGGCAACTTGCGAGGATAAGGGAGCTGGCGGCGTCTGGGGGGAGGCTGATTGTCGCTGGGTGTTTGGCTAGGCTGAGGCCGTATACGATAAAGTCCGCGGCGCCGCACGCCGAGTTGATCTACCCCGGGGAGGTGGAGGGGGGCAGGGGCCGCGAGATGAAGATTCTGCCGAGGTACAGCGGGGGGGTGATATACACAGTGCCGCTTCAGGTGGGTTGTCTGGGCAACTGCGCCTTCTGCGCCACGAAGTTCACTAGGGGCGGCGCCGGCTACGTCAAGAGCGCCGATCCCGACGACGTGGTGAGGCACGTGAAGGAGGCGGTGGGGCGGGGGGCTAGGGAGATCTTCCTCACGGGGCAGGACGTCATTACCTACGGCTTTGACATGAGGTGGAAGCCGGGCTGGACCCTCCCGGACATCCTAGAGCGTATTCTAAAGGAGGTGGAGGGGGAGTACCGGATCCGCATTGGGATGTCGGAGCCGTGGGTATTTGAAAAATTTGCCGACCGCCTCCTAGATGTTGTGAAGAGCGACGGGAGGGTTTACCGCTATTTCCACCTACCTGTCCAGTCGGGTAGCGACCGGGTTCTCAAGGCAATGGGCCGGAGGTACACCGCGGATGAATACCGAGAGCTTGTGAGGAAGATAAGGCGTGTCCTCGGGGAGACTACGTTCATAGCAACGGACATTATCGTGGGGTTCCCCGGGGAGGGGGAGGAGGATTTCTGGGCTACTGTGAAGCTGGTGGAGGAGCTCCAGTTTGACAAGGTGCACGTGGCGAGGTTCAGCCCCAGGCCCTTCACGGAGGCGGCTGTGATACCTAGACAGGTGCCGGATGCCGACAAGAAGAGGCGTAGCAAGATACTGTCGGAGCTGTCGCTGAGGGTGGCACATCTCAGAAACGGCTTGAGGGTGGGGAGCGGCGACGTGGTCCTTATTGACGAGGTTGATCACGGCCTCGTGGTGGGGAGGGCCGGCGACTACAGGCAGGTGGTGGTTAAGAGGGGCAACTCCGCCGACGGCCTCATGGGCCGGTTTGTAAAGGTGCGTATTGCCGGCGCGGGTCCTATATATTTGTACGGCGAGGTTATAGAATAA
- a CDS encoding dihydropteroate synthase → MGRVKAVLGGLTVGDGEPLRIMAVLNLSPESFYKGSVAHADPVSRAAELEKHSDILDVGAMSTAPYLETWIPPEKELERLRSVLPDLVAAVKIPISIDTYRPKVAEYALKTGAAAVNDVTGGKLYPEMCRVVAGYGASVVLVARETHPRAGLEPVKRVVEALRESVERFEKCGVEREKIVVDPGIGFPLLPPRDEPYVVRGEYRHGDPQWPWWKWDLHLIANLSALRELGRPILVGVSRKSFLRKIAGVERAEEVLPASLAAETVAALNGAHVIRTHNPLETRQAVKVAEALRSINPPKEV, encoded by the coding sequence ATGGGTAGAGTCAAGGCGGTGCTGGGAGGGCTGACTGTCGGCGACGGCGAGCCCCTCCGCATAATGGCCGTGCTCAACCTCTCACCCGAGTCCTTCTACAAAGGCTCCGTAGCCCACGCGGATCCGGTGTCGAGGGCCGCCGAGCTGGAGAAACACTCCGACATCCTAGACGTGGGAGCCATGTCCACCGCCCCCTACCTAGAGACGTGGATACCCCCAGAGAAGGAGCTGGAGCGGCTCAGATCTGTGTTGCCCGACCTCGTCGCCGCCGTCAAGATACCAATCAGCATAGACACATACCGCCCCAAGGTGGCCGAGTACGCCCTCAAGACCGGGGCCGCCGCCGTCAACGACGTGACGGGAGGCAAGCTCTACCCCGAGATGTGCAGAGTCGTGGCGGGCTACGGCGCATCCGTCGTCCTCGTTGCCAGGGAGACACACCCACGGGCCGGACTTGAACCAGTCAAGAGGGTGGTAGAAGCCCTGAGGGAGTCTGTGGAGCGTTTTGAAAAATGCGGCGTGGAAAGGGAGAAGATAGTGGTAGACCCCGGGATTGGCTTCCCCCTGTTGCCCCCCAGAGACGAGCCCTATGTGGTGAGGGGCGAGTACAGACACGGCGATCCCCAGTGGCCGTGGTGGAAGTGGGATCTTCACCTCATCGCCAACCTCTCCGCGCTTAGGGAGCTGGGCAGACCCATACTGGTGGGCGTCTCCAGGAAATCCTTCCTAAGGAAGATAGCCGGCGTCGAGAGGGCTGAAGAGGTGCTCCCAGCATCCCTCGCCGCCGAGACGGTGGCCGCGCTCAACGGCGCGCATGTAATCAGGACCCACAACCCGCTGGAGACTAGACAAGCCGTGAAGGTGGCCGAGGCGCTCAGGTCAATAAACCCCCCTAAGGAAGTCTAA
- a CDS encoding alpha/beta fold hydrolase has translation MSEKYVAVEGRRVRYLVGGSGRPVVLLHGWSFNADTWVESGVFNSLAGHFAVYAIDMPYGIRTKSERFQAPRREYAVFLRRVLDALDLADPPLVGPSASGEVVLWYVAKRLPTRAAVVVGPVGLAGELLEELRGAGVPILAVWGEGDEVSPPSRASLLRDVAKVVILRDAGHAAYLDKPGEFVEVVLDFLRGVY, from the coding sequence ATGAGTGAAAAGTACGTCGCGGTGGAGGGTAGGCGGGTCCGCTACCTGGTGGGCGGCTCGGGGAGGCCGGTGGTCCTCCTCCACGGCTGGTCTTTCAACGCAGACACCTGGGTGGAGAGCGGCGTGTTTAACTCGCTGGCGGGCCACTTCGCCGTGTACGCCATCGACATGCCGTACGGGATTAGGACGAAGAGCGAGAGGTTCCAGGCGCCGCGTCGTGAATACGCCGTTTTTCTCCGAAGGGTGCTAGACGCCTTGGATCTGGCAGATCCTCCTCTGGTGGGGCCTAGCGCCTCTGGCGAGGTGGTGCTGTGGTACGTGGCGAAGAGGTTGCCCACCAGGGCGGCTGTGGTGGTGGGGCCCGTGGGGCTGGCGGGGGAGTTGCTTGAGGAGCTTAGGGGCGCCGGCGTGCCCATCCTCGCCGTCTGGGGGGAGGGGGATGAGGTGTCTCCACCGTCTAGAGCCTCTCTGCTGAGGGACGTGGCTAAGGTTGTGATTTTGAGAGACGCGGGGCACGCCGCCTATCTAGACAAGCCGGGGGAGTTCGTAGAGGTTGTCTTAGACTTCCTTAGGGGGGTTTATTGA
- a CDS encoding THUMP domain-containing protein has product MSWNLVVATGWRLERLCMEELYRIGDVVGRRVEEVWFTGFDGLLTARVEGDPLEFVKLLNDMVNSNYYIPRYVLRATPIMVVVKTDLNEVQRAAGELAERYIAPQESFKIELKKRGVKFDRMAVIEYVAKAVNRRVDLTRPDKILWIEMFPSRTGLSVIREEENFSLMRARAHE; this is encoded by the coding sequence GTGAGTTGGAACTTGGTTGTGGCGACTGGGTGGAGGCTTGAGAGGCTTTGTATGGAGGAGCTTTATAGAATTGGGGACGTGGTGGGGAGGAGGGTCGAGGAGGTCTGGTTCACGGGCTTCGACGGGTTGCTGACGGCGAGGGTGGAGGGGGACCCGCTGGAGTTTGTAAAGTTGCTGAACGATATGGTTAACAGCAACTACTACATCCCGAGGTACGTCTTGAGGGCGACGCCGATTATGGTGGTGGTGAAGACTGACCTGAACGAGGTGCAGAGGGCGGCGGGGGAGCTGGCGGAGCGCTACATAGCGCCCCAGGAGAGTTTTAAAATTGAGCTGAAGAAGAGAGGCGTTAAGTTCGACAGGATGGCGGTTATTGAATACGTGGCTAAGGCGGTGAACAGGCGGGTGGACTTGACGCGGCCGGATAAGATACTCTGGATCGAGATGTTTCCCAGCAGGACGGGCCTCTCGGTAATTAGAGAGGAGGAGAACTTCTCGCTCATGAGGGCTAGGGCTCATGAGTGA
- a CDS encoding SCP2 sterol-binding domain-containing protein, with product MPKFPSREWAEAFCKALNESAEYKSAAARWEGDIMFLASNLPHELGVGDRVAMKFLLKHGQCHGSEFYQGDAMSRADAPYILEADYKTWLDVIAGRLQPIPAMVLGKIKVKKGSFSVLAQYVTASLAMIKAAQKVGVQ from the coding sequence ATGCCAAAATTCCCGAGCAGGGAATGGGCAGAGGCTTTCTGTAAAGCTCTAAATGAATCCGCAGAGTATAAGAGCGCCGCGGCGAGGTGGGAAGGTGACATAATGTTTCTCGCGTCAAACCTCCCACATGAACTAGGCGTGGGGGATAGAGTTGCGATGAAATTTCTACTAAAACACGGACAGTGCCACGGGTCCGAGTTCTACCAAGGCGACGCAATGTCGCGGGCAGACGCCCCGTACATACTTGAGGCGGATTACAAGACGTGGCTTGACGTAATAGCTGGGAGGCTCCAGCCCATACCAGCCATGGTGTTAGGCAAAATTAAGGTGAAGAAAGGTAGCTTCTCCGTCCTGGCCCAGTACGTCACGGCATCTCTGGCAATGATCAAAGCCGCGCAGAAAGTAGGCGTCCAATGA
- a CDS encoding alcohol dehydrogenase catalytic domain-containing protein, whose product MKIPLKIRAALYKGPGHPLEISEISSPTPGEGEVLVKVAATGICHSDLHILDGEIIPPPEGFILGHEISGWLVEFGPRCENPHGLSPGDPVVVSWIIPCGKCYWCVRGQENYCPYAAARMPGLVGLNGGHAEYMAVPETAVYPIPKGLDIHSAAVISCAYGTAYRALKEAGVGPGTGLVIVGVGGVGLAAVELANALGARPIVAVDMRKTALEKAKEFGATHVIDTTDGDPISAIRDALPQGADVVYETKPNPDLKIALESVRRGGTIIVTGLGTSTVEIPASHLVMNGIKIVGSLGYRPRVDIPELLSLAAAGKINPQRLISHIYKPEEINTAYEGLRQGRHTRALVIWNTTP is encoded by the coding sequence ATGAAGATACCACTTAAGATAAGAGCGGCGCTCTACAAGGGGCCGGGGCACCCACTGGAAATTTCAGAAATATCAAGCCCCACGCCGGGGGAGGGGGAGGTCTTGGTAAAAGTCGCGGCCACGGGAATCTGCCACTCAGATCTCCACATACTAGACGGGGAAATAATTCCACCGCCCGAGGGGTTTATACTCGGCCACGAAATCTCCGGCTGGCTAGTCGAATTTGGCCCGAGGTGTGAAAACCCACACGGCCTCTCGCCCGGCGATCCCGTCGTGGTGTCGTGGATAATTCCATGCGGCAAGTGCTACTGGTGCGTACGGGGACAGGAGAATTACTGCCCATACGCCGCGGCGAGGATGCCCGGGCTGGTGGGGCTAAACGGGGGACACGCCGAGTACATGGCAGTGCCCGAGACGGCGGTATATCCAATCCCCAAGGGCTTGGATATTCACTCGGCGGCTGTGATATCATGCGCCTACGGCACAGCGTATAGGGCTTTAAAAGAGGCCGGCGTAGGCCCCGGCACGGGTCTGGTAATAGTTGGAGTCGGCGGGGTGGGACTCGCCGCTGTAGAACTCGCCAACGCCCTAGGCGCCCGTCCAATAGTGGCAGTCGACATGAGAAAAACAGCTCTTGAAAAAGCCAAGGAATTTGGAGCCACGCATGTAATAGATACGACAGACGGCGACCCCATAAGTGCGATAAGAGACGCGTTGCCCCAAGGAGCCGACGTGGTTTACGAAACTAAACCCAACCCAGACCTCAAAATAGCTCTAGAGTCTGTAAGGAGAGGAGGGACAATTATCGTAACAGGCCTAGGCACATCCACAGTTGAAATACCAGCCAGCCACCTAGTAATGAACGGCATAAAGATAGTGGGGAGCCTAGGCTACAGACCGAGGGTAGACATACCAGAACTCCTCTCCCTAGCCGCCGCCGGGAAAATAAACCCACAACGATTAATCTCACACATATACAAACCAGAAGAGATAAACACAGCCTACGAAGGCCTCCGCCAAGGGAGGCACACCAGGGCGTTGGTTATCTGGAACACAACACCATGA
- a CDS encoding aldo/keto reductase produces MDRVRLGRTDMRVSRIGLGAWQFSGDAWGAFSYEQAKAVVAKALEVGVNFFDTAAVYGRGRSEEFLGRALRELGARGEVYIATKIHGDWLRRVDILTAVENQRRRLGVDAIDLYQIHWPACWHNTPICETMKTLEELVDRGLVRYIGVSNFPLPLLEYARTCLSRTDVVTSQNRYNLVEREADKELLPYLRREGIVLIAWSPLAKGVLTGKYTPDSVPAFEDVRRNDPLFTPQNLRVVWPVVEEVRRVAKAYGKSPAQVALNWLIRDPWVYPIPGAKTPEQVVENAGAVGWSLSDDDWRALDRLGWEASQKIVYVTW; encoded by the coding sequence ATGGATAGGGTAAGGCTTGGGAGGACGGATATGAGGGTTTCCAGGATTGGTCTAGGGGCTTGGCAGTTCTCTGGCGACGCCTGGGGGGCCTTTTCCTACGAACAGGCGAAGGCGGTGGTGGCTAAGGCGCTTGAGGTGGGGGTTAACTTCTTCGACACGGCCGCGGTTTACGGCAGGGGGCGTAGTGAGGAGTTTCTGGGCAGGGCCTTGAGGGAGCTGGGGGCGCGGGGGGAGGTGTACATAGCTACGAAGATACACGGCGACTGGCTGAGGCGTGTCGATATACTGACGGCGGTGGAGAACCAGAGGAGGCGGCTGGGGGTGGATGCCATAGATCTCTACCAGATACACTGGCCGGCGTGTTGGCACAACACGCCGATTTGTGAAACTATGAAGACTCTGGAGGAGCTGGTGGACAGGGGCCTCGTCCGCTACATAGGAGTCAGCAACTTCCCCCTGCCACTTCTGGAGTACGCCAGGACCTGCCTCTCCCGCACCGACGTGGTGACTTCTCAGAACCGGTACAACCTAGTGGAGCGCGAGGCCGACAAGGAGCTCCTTCCCTACCTCAGGAGGGAGGGCATCGTGTTGATAGCCTGGAGCCCCCTGGCCAAGGGGGTGCTCACTGGGAAGTACACGCCGGACAGCGTCCCCGCGTTTGAGGACGTGAGGCGCAACGACCCGCTCTTCACGCCGCAGAACCTCCGCGTCGTCTGGCCTGTGGTGGAGGAGGTCAGACGCGTGGCGAAGGCGTATGGGAAGAGCCCGGCCCAGGTGGCGCTGAACTGGCTGATTAGGGACCCCTGGGTGTACCCGATCCCCGGCGCCAAGACTCCGGAGCAGGTTGTGGAAAACGCCGGCGCCGTGGGCTGGTCGCTGTCGGACGACGACTGGAGGGCCCTGGACAGGCTGGGGTGGGAGGCGTCGCAGAAGATAGTGTACGTCACCTGGTAG
- a CDS encoding NADH-quinone oxidoreductase subunit B yields the protein MSQALREFLMKKARLEKVFKWGVRWSLWPVHLVTSCCGVEVAHTSAPGFDAERWGVLPFHTMRQSNVIIVEGTITRKMARVLRQVYEQMPEPKYVLAMGACAVRGGLFWNSYHVVQVDTVVPVDVYISGCPPTPEAVIRAFIMLHNKIKGKPGPYVEPVKVDLAPYLPPPPKPPAKPAPQPQQQQQQQAQAAA from the coding sequence ATGTCACAGGCCTTGAGGGAGTTTCTAATGAAGAAGGCTAGGCTGGAGAAGGTGTTTAAGTGGGGGGTGAGGTGGAGCCTCTGGCCGGTGCACCTGGTCACCTCCTGCTGCGGCGTGGAGGTGGCGCACACCTCGGCCCCCGGCTTCGACGCAGAGAGGTGGGGGGTTCTGCCCTTCCACACAATGCGCCAGTCCAACGTAATTATCGTAGAGGGGACAATAACCAGGAAGATGGCAAGGGTGCTGAGGCAGGTGTATGAGCAGATGCCCGAGCCTAAGTACGTGCTGGCCATGGGCGCCTGCGCCGTGCGCGGCGGCCTCTTCTGGAACTCCTACCACGTCGTGCAGGTGGACACCGTCGTGCCCGTAGATGTCTACATCTCTGGCTGTCCCCCGACGCCGGAGGCCGTCATCAGGGCCTTCATAATGCTCCACAACAAGATCAAGGGGAAGCCCGGCCCCTACGTCGAGCCCGTCAAGGTGGATCTGGCGCCCTATCTCCCGCCGCCGCCGAAGCCCCCAGCCAAGCCGGCCCCCCAGCCGCAGCAACAGCAACAACAGCAAGCCCAGGCCGCGGCGTAG
- a CDS encoding NADH-quinone oxidoreductase subunit C, translating to MSARAPPKCPPPGDHALLPRVKEALGPSLLSRGVTPEGHLCVVVPPDKIREVAQAVKNMGFDHVLSLSAVDYIAEKKFLLVYVFASYLSPELKNQLLHVRAEIPRDSPRIASIADIYPSADYEERECHEMFGIWFEGNPHMGKRFLLDPDCCIDEKTGKPLYPLRKDFKVPDWGLMG from the coding sequence ATGTCGGCGCGGGCGCCGCCTAAGTGTCCGCCCCCGGGCGACCACGCGTTGCTCCCAAGGGTAAAGGAGGCGCTGGGGCCCAGCCTGCTGTCTCGCGGTGTGACGCCGGAGGGGCACCTCTGCGTAGTGGTGCCGCCGGACAAGATTAGGGAGGTGGCCCAGGCGGTGAAGAACATGGGGTTTGACCACGTCCTCTCGCTGAGCGCGGTGGACTACATAGCGGAGAAGAAGTTCCTGCTGGTTTATGTATTCGCCTCCTACCTATCGCCCGAGTTGAAGAACCAGCTTCTACACGTGAGGGCGGAGATCCCACGCGACAGCCCGAGGATCGCCTCCATAGCCGACATCTACCCCTCCGCGGACTACGAGGAGAGGGAGTGCCACGAGATGTTCGGCATATGGTTCGAAGGCAACCCACACATGGGCAAGCGCTTCCTCCTAGACCCCGACTGCTGTATAGACGAGAAGACGGGCAAGCCCCTCTACCCGTTGCGCAAAGACTTCAAAGTGCCCGACTGGGGCTTAATGGGATAG